In the Brassica napus cultivar Da-Ae chromosome A7, Da-Ae, whole genome shotgun sequence genome, one interval contains:
- the LOC106354133 gene encoding uncharacterized protein At5g08430-like gives MAEEKEWEDWCFICKDGGSLMLCDYKDCPKAYHASCVENDISAGESDDSYICECHSCYLCGKRPKLLCLCCPQSVCEGCVTHAEFIHLKEDKGLCNQCQEYVVVLEEIRRYDAAGDKLDLTDTNTFECLFLECWEIAKKQEDITFEDVLRAKSSQRKVTKLKHKDDRRSSLNDAYTSKSQKRIVNLKQQKVDRSKHSLSAHIVDGSEDSKTVGKNKNMKFTRWGSKPLIDFLTSIGEDTRRAMSQGSVESVIHKYIRQENLLDPKKKKKVRCDEKLYSVFRKRSVKQRKIHRLLDAHFRENLEKQLECNTRSERGFSRKSERVLMPCKKKQRIERSHEKEVKPQIWPTKTCEKEVKPQIWSAKTCEKEVKLEVRPTETCEKEVKPEMRPTGFAAINADNIKLVYLRKSLVLELLKKCKESFGEKVVGSFVKVKNDPRDRIAFQILQVTGAKTADGQSQGLFLDVAGMASSVSISKLDDSDISKEEIENLKQKVTSGLLRQPTVVEMEQKAKALHEDITKHWIGRQLIILQKRINCANEKGRREELDEYLEQRERLQKPSEQERLLRETPRIIEDLIEVKRESAASSESSKQGNMSGMSQEAAIEID, from the exons ATGGCGGAGGAGAAGGAGTGGGAAGACTGGTGCTTCATCTGCAAAGACGGTGGTAGCCTAATGCTCTGCGACTACAA GGACTGTCCTAAAGCGTATCATGCCTCTTGCGTTGAAAATGATATCTCAGCTGGAGAGAGTGACGATTCTTATATCTGCG AATGTCACAGTTGCTACTTGTGTGGGAAGAGACCGAAGCTACTCTGTCTTTGTTGCCCACAGTCTGTATGTGAAGGCTGTGTCACTCATGCTGAGTTCATTCACCTCAAAGAGGATAAAGGGTTATGCAACCAGTGCCAGGAGTATGTGGTTGTTCTAGAAGAGATTCGAAGATATGATGCTGCTGGG GATAAGCTCGACCTGACTGATACCAATACATTCGAGTGTCTGTTTCTTGAGTGTTGGGAGATagcaaaaaaacaagaagatatAACTTTTGAGGATGTGCTTCGCGCCAAGAGTTCACAAAGGAAAGTTACCAAGTTAAAGCACAAAGATGACCGCAGATCTTCACTCAATGACGCATACACTTCAAAGTCACAGAAGCGAATCGTCAACCTGAAGCAGCAGAAAGTGGATCGTAGTAAGCATTCACTATCTGCCCACATAGTTGATGGTTCAGAAGATTCTAAAACGGTGGGCAAAAACAAGAATATGAAGTTTACCAGATGGGGTTCGAAGCCGCTCATTGATTTCTTAACATCAATAGGGGAAGATACCAGACGTGCAATGTCGCAAGGTAGCGTGGAGTCTGTTATCCACAAGTACATTCGTCAGGAAAACCTGCTTGAtcctaaaaagaagaagaaagttcgTTGCGATGAGAAGCTGTATTCTGTCTTCAGGAAGAGGTCTGTGAAGCAAAGAAAGATTCATAGACTTTTAGATGCTCATTTCAGAGAGAACCTTGAGAAGCAGTTGGAATGTAACACACGCTCGGAACGTGGCTTCAGTAGAAAGAGTGAAAGGGTTCTCATGCCGTGCAAGAAGAAGCAGAGAATAGAAAGGTCACATGAGAAGGAAGTGAAACCTCAAATCTGGCCAACCAAGACTTGTGAGAAGGAAGTGAAACCTCAAATCTGGTCAGCCAAGACTTGTGAAAAGGAAGTGAAACTTGAAGTGCGGCCAACGGAGACTTGTGAAAAGGAAGTGAAACCTGAAATGCGGCCAACTGGTTTCGCTGCGATCAATGCAGATAATATAAAGCTTGTCTATCTGCGGAAGAGCTTAGTTCTAGAGTTATTGAAGAAGTGTAAAGAGAGCTTTGGGGAAAAGGTAGTGGGAAGCTTTGTGAAAGTGAAGAATGACCCTAGGGACCGTATAGCGTTCCAGATCTTGCAGGTTACAG GCGCTAAAACTGCTGATGGCCAAAGTCAGGGCCTGTTTCTTGATGTCGCTGGTATGGCAAGTAGTGTTAGCATTTCCAAGTTGGATGATTCCGACATAAGCAAG GAAGAGATTGAAAATTTGAAGCAAAAAGTGACGAGTGGCCTTTTGAGACAGCCAACTGTT GTTGAGATGGAGCAGAAGGCTAAGGCTCTCCATGAAGATATAACAAAACAT TGGATTGGAAGGCAGCTTATCATCCTCCAGAAACGCATCAACTGTGCTAATGAGAAAGGACGGAGAGAAGA ATTAGATGAGTATTTGGAGCAGAGAGAACGTCTCCAAAAACCGTCAGAGCAGGAAAGACTATTAAGAGAGACTCCAAGGATCATTGAAGACCTCATCGAGGTTAAACGGGAATCAGCTGCATCCTCAGAGAGCAGCAAACAAGGGAACATGAGTGGTATGTCTCAGGAGGCAGCCATAGAGATCGACTGA
- the LOC106354130 gene encoding tRNA-dihydrouridine(20/20a) synthase isoform X2, protein MSPRCSSALLSAAFILRVAPMMEWTDNHYRTLARIITKHAWLYTEMIAAQTLVHQQTNLDRFLAFSPQQHPIVLQLGGSNVESLAKAAKLSHPYGYDEINLNCGCPSPKVAGHGCFGVSLMLNPKLVGEAMSAIADNTNVPVTVKCRIGVDDHDSYDELCDFVYKVSTLSPTRHFIVHSRKALLGGISPADNRRIPPLKYEYYYALVRDFPDLRFTINGGITSISKVNAALREGAYGVMVGRAAYNNPWQTLGLVDTAVYGVPSSGLTRRQVLEQYQVYADSVLGTQGNGRPNVRDLVKPLLNIFHSENGNSLWKRKADAAFKECKTVGSLLEESLKAIPDSVLDSPISESPESGEDDVFADVHKVLPPPYKAVEQVMLCA, encoded by the exons ATGTCTCCGAGATGTTCAAGTGCTCTTCTCTCCGCCGCTTTCATTCTCCG CGTCGCACCGATGATGGAGTGGACAGATAATCATTACAGGACGCTTGCTCGCATCATAACAAAGCACGCTTGGCTTTACACTGAGATGATTGCTGCTCAAACACTAGTTCACCAGCAGACCAATTTG GACAGGTTCTTGGCGTTTTCTCCGCAACAACATCCTATTGTTCTTCAACTCGGTGGGAGCAATGTGGAAAGCCTTGCAAAAGCTGCTAAGCTTTCTCATCCTTACGGATACGACGAGATTAATCTCAA CTGTGGATGCCCCAGTCCTAAGGTAGCTGGACATGGATGCTTTGGTGTTAGCCTCATGCTCAACCCCAAG CTTGTTGGAGAGGCAATGTCTGCCATTGCTGATAATACCAACGTCCCTGTTACTGTGAAATGTCGAATTGGTGTAGACGATCATGATTCCTATGATGAGCTCT GTGACTTTGTTTACAAGGTTTCTACTCTATCACCAACGAGGCATTTCATTGTTCATTCACGCAAGGCACTACTTGGTGGGATAAGCCCTGCCGATAACAGGAGAATCCCTCCTCTAAA GTATGAGTACTACTATGCCCTTGTGCGTGACTTCCCGGACTTGAGATTCACAATTAATGGAGGCATTACTTCTATATCGAAG GTAAACGCTGCATTGAGGGAAGGAGCTTACGGAGTCATGGTAGGCCGCGCTGCATACAACAA CCCATGGCAAACTCTAGGACTTGTTGACACTGCTGTTTATGGTGTTCCAAGTAGTGGACTTACACGCCGGCAG GTTCTAGAGCAATATCAAGTATACGCAGATTCTGTCTTAGGAACACAGGGAAACGGGAGGCCTAATGTGAGGGATTTAGTGAAG CCTCTTCTAAACATCTTCCACTCAGAGAATGGAAATAGCTTGTGGAAGCGAAAAGCGGACGCTGCTTTCAAAGAATGCAAG ACGGTTGGATCGTTGCTGGAAGAAAGCTTGAAGGCGATCCCAGACTCTGTCTTGGATTCCCCTATTTCCGAAAGTCCAGAGAGTGGAGAAGATGATGTGTTTGCTGATGTGCACAAAGTATTGCCGCCTCCTTACAAAGCTGTAGAACAAGTCATGTTATGTGCTTAG
- the LOC106354130 gene encoding tRNA-dihydrouridine(20/20a) synthase isoform X1 has translation MWCLPSVRPNVSEMFKCSSLRRFHSPVLKQPTSARFSTTFSSESSPYLPPLFSVAPMMEWTDNHYRTLARIITKHAWLYTEMIAAQTLVHQQTNLDRFLAFSPQQHPIVLQLGGSNVESLAKAAKLSHPYGYDEINLNCGCPSPKVAGHGCFGVSLMLNPKLVGEAMSAIADNTNVPVTVKCRIGVDDHDSYDELCDFVYKVSTLSPTRHFIVHSRKALLGGISPADNRRIPPLKYEYYYALVRDFPDLRFTINGGITSISKVNAALREGAYGVMVGRAAYNNPWQTLGLVDTAVYGVPSSGLTRRQVLEQYQVYADSVLGTQGNGRPNVRDLVKPLLNIFHSENGNSLWKRKADAAFKECKTVGSLLEESLKAIPDSVLDSPISESPESGEDDVFADVHKVLPPPYKAVEQVMLCA, from the exons ATGTGGTGCCTACCAAGTGTTCGACCTAATGTCTCCGAGATGTTCAAGTGCTCTTCTCTCCGCCGCTTTCATTCTCCGGTACTTAAACAACCCACTTCTGCtagattctccaccactttctCATCTGAGTCATCTCCTTATCTTCCTCCTTTATTCAG CGTCGCACCGATGATGGAGTGGACAGATAATCATTACAGGACGCTTGCTCGCATCATAACAAAGCACGCTTGGCTTTACACTGAGATGATTGCTGCTCAAACACTAGTTCACCAGCAGACCAATTTG GACAGGTTCTTGGCGTTTTCTCCGCAACAACATCCTATTGTTCTTCAACTCGGTGGGAGCAATGTGGAAAGCCTTGCAAAAGCTGCTAAGCTTTCTCATCCTTACGGATACGACGAGATTAATCTCAA CTGTGGATGCCCCAGTCCTAAGGTAGCTGGACATGGATGCTTTGGTGTTAGCCTCATGCTCAACCCCAAG CTTGTTGGAGAGGCAATGTCTGCCATTGCTGATAATACCAACGTCCCTGTTACTGTGAAATGTCGAATTGGTGTAGACGATCATGATTCCTATGATGAGCTCT GTGACTTTGTTTACAAGGTTTCTACTCTATCACCAACGAGGCATTTCATTGTTCATTCACGCAAGGCACTACTTGGTGGGATAAGCCCTGCCGATAACAGGAGAATCCCTCCTCTAAA GTATGAGTACTACTATGCCCTTGTGCGTGACTTCCCGGACTTGAGATTCACAATTAATGGAGGCATTACTTCTATATCGAAG GTAAACGCTGCATTGAGGGAAGGAGCTTACGGAGTCATGGTAGGCCGCGCTGCATACAACAA CCCATGGCAAACTCTAGGACTTGTTGACACTGCTGTTTATGGTGTTCCAAGTAGTGGACTTACACGCCGGCAG GTTCTAGAGCAATATCAAGTATACGCAGATTCTGTCTTAGGAACACAGGGAAACGGGAGGCCTAATGTGAGGGATTTAGTGAAG CCTCTTCTAAACATCTTCCACTCAGAGAATGGAAATAGCTTGTGGAAGCGAAAAGCGGACGCTGCTTTCAAAGAATGCAAG ACGGTTGGATCGTTGCTGGAAGAAAGCTTGAAGGCGATCCCAGACTCTGTCTTGGATTCCCCTATTTCCGAAAGTCCAGAGAGTGGAGAAGATGATGTGTTTGCTGATGTGCACAAAGTATTGCCGCCTCCTTACAAAGCTGTAGAACAAGTCATGTTATGTGCTTAG